From Mya arenaria isolate MELC-2E11 chromosome 12, ASM2691426v1, the proteins below share one genomic window:
- the LOC128211379 gene encoding carbonic anhydrase 1-like has protein sequence MAKLMFGVLLIWTLLIKSEASNWGYVEDRGPNHWADLFPDACSGQQQSPIDIRTQETIYDPGLKDFAVFFDPPMPGSRFFVHNNGHSIQVNTEGRFYVSNGGLPDIYSTAQFHFHWGHQAHHGSEHTVDGIPAPIEMHIVNWNSDRFASIGEAATEPAGLAVLGILFEISPNDNPILEPIVNVLTHVRDPDMKLKAEIPAVSMRTYLPRAHDRYYRYNGSLTTPGCFESVVWTVFHEKQTISKRQLHVFRSVLKPSNHHRGRRSLRSRGIRRFVDEVGINGNFEETERLRRQLEAKATQTDGMAAAEDVVVYEEPPKQPMQNLTTTPTTRHHSNHKPHEAKPEPISALPGTGAHDINMTKAEQVRKMLVNNYRPVQPLNGRVVFRSFPFFNEPIKQDTEVVYIDIHESEKGGSSFIVGSFTTILCSVLILRIW, from the exons atggcaAAGTTAATGTTCGGAGTTTTATTAATTTGgacattgttaataaaatcaG AGGCCTCAAACTGGGGTTATGTGGAGGACAGAG GCCCGAACCATTGGGCGGATCTGTTTCCGGACGCGTGCTCCGGGCAGCAGCAGTCCCCTATCGATATCAGGACCCAAGAGACAATTTATGACCCCGGCCTCAAAGACTTTGCCGTCTTCTTCGACCCACCCATGCCGGGATCCAGATtctttgtacacaacaatggaCATTCAA TTCAGGTAAACACAGAGGGCCGTTTCTACGTGAGTAACGGTGGGCTACCGGACATCTACAGCACCGCACAGTTCCATTTCCACTGGGGCCACCAGGCGCACCACGGCTCTGAACACACCGTGGATGGCATACCCGCCCCCATTGAG ATGCACATTGTGAACTGGAACTCGGACAGGTTCGCGTCCATCGGTGAGGCGGCGACGGAGCCCGCTGGCCTAGCGGTCCTGGGCATCTTGTTTGAGATCTCTCCTAATGACAACCCAATCCTAGAGCCAATCGTTAACGTCCTCACACATGTCAGGGACCCCG ACATGAAGCTCAAGGCGGAGATCCCGGCAGTGTCAATGCGCACGTACCTGCCACGAGCCCACGACCGTTACTATAGATACAACGGCTCGCTAACCACGCCTGGCTGCTTCGAGAGTGTCGTCTGGACAGTTTTCCATGAGAAACAAACAATCTCCAAAAGACAG CTGCACGTGTTCCGATCAGTTTTGAAGCCAAGCAATCACCACAGAGGGCGAAGGTCCCTTAGGTCAAGGGGAATCCGCAGATTTGTGGATGAAGTTG GTATCAACGGTAACTTTGAGGAGACGGAACGTCTTAGGAGACAGCTGGAAGCGAAGGCCACACAGACCGACGGAATGGCTGCAGCCGAGGATGTTGTCGTATACGAAGAACCTCCCAAACAGCCGATGCAGAATTTAACCACCACACCAACTACCCGCCATCATTCTAACCATAAGCCGCATGAAGCAAAGCCTGAACCAATCAGCGCTCTGCCTGGAACAGGTGCCCATGACATCAACATGACGAAAGCAGAACAGGTGCGCAAAATGCTCGTCAACAACTACAGGCCAGTTCAGCCACTCAATGGAAGAGTCGTGTTTAGGAGCTTCCCGTTCTTTAACGAGCCAATCAAACAAGACACTGAAgttgtatatattgatatacatgaGTCAGAAAAGGGCGGATCGTCTTTCATTGTTGGGTCTTTTACAACTATTCTTTGTTCCGTTTTAATTTTGAGAATTTGGTAG